In Lates calcarifer isolate ASB-BC8 linkage group LG21, TLL_Latcal_v3, whole genome shotgun sequence, a single window of DNA contains:
- the septin4b gene encoding septin 4b isoform X2, protein MDQDKEYVGFATLPNQVHRKSVKKGFDFTLMVAGESGLGKSTLVNSLFLTDLYKDRKLLNAEERITQTVEITKHTVDIEEKGVKLKLTIVDTPGFGDAVNNTECWKSVADYIDQQFEQYFRDESGLNRKNIQDNRVHCCLYFISPFGHGLRPLDVEFMKALHEKVNIVPVLAKADTLTPTEVKKKKIKIREEIEQYGIKIYQFPDCDSDEDEEFKQQDLELKESIPFAVIGSNTVVEAKGKRVRGRLYPWGIVEVENSAHCDFVKLRNMLVRTHMQDLKDVTRETHYENYRAQCIQSMTRMVVKERNRNKLTRESGTDFPIPVVPGVADSETEKLIREKDEELRRMQEMLQRIQDQMHTQKDAY, encoded by the exons GACCAGGACAAGGAATACGTGGGTTTTGCAACGTTGCCAAACCAGGTTCATCGCAAGTCAGTCAAGAAGGGCTTTGACTTCACGCTCATGGTGGCAG GGGAGTCTGGCCTGGGAAAGTCCACTCTGGTCAACAGTCTGTTTCTCACAGATCTTTACAAAGATAGGAAGCTGCTCAATGCTGAAG AGCGAATCACACAAACAGTAGAAATCACCAAACACACAGTGGATATAGAAGAGAAAGGTGTCAAACTGAAGCTCACCATTGTGGACACCCCTGGGTTTGGAGATGCTGTAAACAACACTGAATG CTGGAAGTCAGTGGCTGACTACATCGACCAGCAGTTCGAGCAGTACTTCAGGGACGAGAGCGGCCTCAACCGCAAGAACATCCAGGACAACCGCGTACACTGCTGCCTCTATTTCATCTCACCCTTCGGCCATGG CCTTCGGCCTTTGGATGTGGAATTCATGAAAGCTCTGCATGAGAAGGTTAACATTGTCCCTGTTTTGGCCAAAGCTGACACACTCACCCCGACTGAagtcaagaaaaagaaaatcaag ATCAGAGAGGAGATCGAGCAGTACGGTATCAAGATATACCAGTTCCCTGACTGCGACTCCGACGAAGACGAGGAATTCAAGCAGCAGGACCTCGAGCTGAAG GAAAGCATTCCCTTTGCAGTAATTGGCAGCAACACGGTGGTGGAGGCCAAAGGGAAGAGAGTGAGGGGCCGTCTGTACCCGTGGGGCATCGTAGAAG TGGAGAATTCAGCACACTGTGATTTTGTGAAGCTGAGGAACATGCTCGTTCGCACTCATATGCAAGATCTCAAAGACGTGACCCGTGAGACTCACTACGAGAACTACAGAGCCCAGTGCATCCAGAGCATGACCCGCATGGTCGTGAAGGAACGTAACCGCAA TAAACTAACCAGGGAGAGTGGCACAGACTTCCCCATCCCTGTGGTGCCAGGAGTGGCCGACAGCGAGACAGAAAAGCTCATCcgagagaaagatgaggag TTGCGGCGGATGCAGGAGATGCTGCAAAGGATCCAGGATCAAATGCACACTCAGAAAGACGCCTATTAA
- the septin4b gene encoding septin 4b isoform X1, translating to MAANSEANSDTEDQDKEYVGFATLPNQVHRKSVKKGFDFTLMVAGESGLGKSTLVNSLFLTDLYKDRKLLNAEERITQTVEITKHTVDIEEKGVKLKLTIVDTPGFGDAVNNTECWKSVADYIDQQFEQYFRDESGLNRKNIQDNRVHCCLYFISPFGHGLRPLDVEFMKALHEKVNIVPVLAKADTLTPTEVKKKKIKIREEIEQYGIKIYQFPDCDSDEDEEFKQQDLELKESIPFAVIGSNTVVEAKGKRVRGRLYPWGIVEVENSAHCDFVKLRNMLVRTHMQDLKDVTRETHYENYRAQCIQSMTRMVVKERNRNKLTRESGTDFPIPVVPGVADSETEKLIREKDEELRRMQEMLQRIQDQMHTQKDAY from the exons GACCAGGACAAGGAATACGTGGGTTTTGCAACGTTGCCAAACCAGGTTCATCGCAAGTCAGTCAAGAAGGGCTTTGACTTCACGCTCATGGTGGCAG GGGAGTCTGGCCTGGGAAAGTCCACTCTGGTCAACAGTCTGTTTCTCACAGATCTTTACAAAGATAGGAAGCTGCTCAATGCTGAAG AGCGAATCACACAAACAGTAGAAATCACCAAACACACAGTGGATATAGAAGAGAAAGGTGTCAAACTGAAGCTCACCATTGTGGACACCCCTGGGTTTGGAGATGCTGTAAACAACACTGAATG CTGGAAGTCAGTGGCTGACTACATCGACCAGCAGTTCGAGCAGTACTTCAGGGACGAGAGCGGCCTCAACCGCAAGAACATCCAGGACAACCGCGTACACTGCTGCCTCTATTTCATCTCACCCTTCGGCCATGG CCTTCGGCCTTTGGATGTGGAATTCATGAAAGCTCTGCATGAGAAGGTTAACATTGTCCCTGTTTTGGCCAAAGCTGACACACTCACCCCGACTGAagtcaagaaaaagaaaatcaag ATCAGAGAGGAGATCGAGCAGTACGGTATCAAGATATACCAGTTCCCTGACTGCGACTCCGACGAAGACGAGGAATTCAAGCAGCAGGACCTCGAGCTGAAG GAAAGCATTCCCTTTGCAGTAATTGGCAGCAACACGGTGGTGGAGGCCAAAGGGAAGAGAGTGAGGGGCCGTCTGTACCCGTGGGGCATCGTAGAAG TGGAGAATTCAGCACACTGTGATTTTGTGAAGCTGAGGAACATGCTCGTTCGCACTCATATGCAAGATCTCAAAGACGTGACCCGTGAGACTCACTACGAGAACTACAGAGCCCAGTGCATCCAGAGCATGACCCGCATGGTCGTGAAGGAACGTAACCGCAA TAAACTAACCAGGGAGAGTGGCACAGACTTCCCCATCCCTGTGGTGCCAGGAGTGGCCGACAGCGAGACAGAAAAGCTCATCcgagagaaagatgaggag TTGCGGCGGATGCAGGAGATGCTGCAAAGGATCCAGGATCAAATGCACACTCAGAAAGACGCCTATTAA